The nucleotide window GCGATTTGATAGTTAAATGGACTTAACGCAAGCGGCTTACGCGTGAAGCCTTTGATAATCAAAGCATGATTATTAGTTTGCTTATTTACTGCTGTATTGCGCATAAAATTCGCCTTAAGTGAACATTCGTTTTCAATGAGAAAATTATATCGACAATAAATTACCGCTGGGTAACGAAGTGTAACAATTGTAAATTAGGCTTTGCTTTCTCGAACGAGTAACGCAAACTAACTGAAAATGAAAGCAAACCTTTAACCGAAAACGAATAAGTCTATGCCAAAGATATTAATGATTGATGATGACCTTGCCTTGTGTCATAGCCTTGCTGCCTATTGCAGTCAGTTTGATCTTGAACTGATTTATGCCAATACGCCGTCTGATGGGTTGTTAAAGTTACAGAGCGAGTCACCGCAATTATTGCTTTTAGATGTCATGATGCCTGAGATGGATGGCTTTACCTTGTGTAAAAAAATCAGGCTCAATCACTCGCTGCCAATTATCATGCTCACGGCTCGAGGACAGTTAAATGACAAAATAACAGGTTTAGAACTAGGCGCTGACGACTACGTGGCGAAACCTTTTGAACCGAGAGAACTGGTCGCAAGAATACAAGTACTATTGCGTCGCCTTGATGAATCAAAACAATCAAACGAACACGCTGATGCACCCAAAGTACTGATGTTTGATGGCATCACCTTGCATCCTGAGCAATGTCGCATTGAGGTGGATGGAAACGAGATTAAATTAACCGGAATGGAGTTTAGCTTGTTAAATATGCTTGCCAGTAACACGGGTAAAGTTTTTAGTAGAGACCAAGTCATAAGCGAACTAAAAGGTATAGATGTTGAACTATATAGTCGTTCCGTTGATATTTTGTTAAGCCGATTACGACAAAAACTAAATGACGATCCACAACAGCCTCGGTTCATCAAAACATTAAGAAATGTGGGCTATACCTTTGTGGCAAAGAAACTATGAGCATTCAACACTTAGGCTTGTATAGCCGATTTTTTGTGCTATTCACCTCTACCACTCTGTTGCTAGTTGTCTTTATTATTTTAGGCGTTTTTGCCATGTCTGAAGACGAAGCCAAGCAAATTGTGTTAGAACGACACCAACAACTATTTGCAATGATGACAGATGTTGCAACCCCGCCGGTTGATATCGAAAAACTCAAAGTCGATGCCAAAAAAAATCGTGTTCAAATCCAAATAAATAGTGGTACTAAACGTTGGCATACATCGCAAGAGTTACCATTGCAGGATGAATTACTTGTCACCGCTGAAAAACTAGGCAGCCTGTATTTTACCAGACACGGAAGCAAGTATTACTTGCTCGCCGAAAAGAATAACTCTTGGATAATTATCACCTCTCAAATTGCCAATTTAATTATCTATCCTAGCTGGCTAGTTTACTGGCCTTGGCTGATTGTTGCTTTGATCCTTTTTGTTAGTTACCGGTTATTAATCGGTCAACTAAAGCCAATTAAAGCCGCCATAGACAGTGCCAAGCAAATTAGTGCAGGTAACTTTGAGTATAAAATTAGCCATCACCCAAAAAATGACTTAGCAAAACTAACGCATGGATTGGATACTATGGCTGACGAGCTTAATAAGCTTTTTTCTGCCAAGGATGACCTACTGCTAGCGGTAAGTCATGAATTACGCTCTCCAATGGCGCGCATGAAAGTATCTTTTGCACTGCTAGAACAAAATGAAATTGTGCAACGGTTAGATAAAGATCTAAATCAAATGGATGTAATTCTTGGCCAATTATTAGAAAGTGCACGTTTACAGCAATCAAATAAAGCCTTGCATATCGACACCTACTTTCTACCGAATTTCATCAATGAAGTCATCGAGGAGCATGAAAGCCGCAGTCGACTTGTGCTTGATGGTGAGGTACCAGAAATAGCGGTTGCTATCGATAATGGTCGTATTAAGTTTGTCCTTCGTAACTTAATTAATAATGCATTAACCCATTCGGGCGACCAA belongs to Thalassotalea sp. HSM 43 and includes:
- a CDS encoding response regulator transcription factor; the protein is MPKILMIDDDLALCHSLAAYCSQFDLELIYANTPSDGLLKLQSESPQLLLLDVMMPEMDGFTLCKKIRLNHSLPIIMLTARGQLNDKITGLELGADDYVAKPFEPRELVARIQVLLRRLDESKQSNEHADAPKVLMFDGITLHPEQCRIEVDGNEIKLTGMEFSLLNMLASNTGKVFSRDQVISELKGIDVELYSRSVDILLSRLRQKLNDDPQQPRFIKTLRNVGYTFVAKKL
- a CDS encoding HAMP domain-containing sensor histidine kinase, encoding MSEDEAKQIVLERHQQLFAMMTDVATPPVDIEKLKVDAKKNRVQIQINSGTKRWHTSQELPLQDELLVTAEKLGSLYFTRHGSKYYLLAEKNNSWIIITSQIANLIIYPSWLVYWPWLIVALILFVSYRLLIGQLKPIKAAIDSAKQISAGNFEYKISHHPKNDLAKLTHGLDTMADELNKLFSAKDDLLLAVSHELRSPMARMKVSFALLEQNEIVQRLDKDLNQMDVILGQLLESARLQQSNKALHIDTYFLPNFINEVIEEHESRSRLVLDGEVPEIAVAIDNGRIKFVLRNLINNALTHSGDQQTISISFAINDTHVSMAVKDQGCGIAKEYLPNIFEPFTSNKPVNNLGTKGLGLGLYLCNRIAVAHGGFLTAESKLEKGSVFTLTIPYCT